A genomic window from Elaeis guineensis isolate ETL-2024a chromosome 3, EG11, whole genome shotgun sequence includes:
- the LOC105042293 gene encoding LOW QUALITY PROTEIN: late embryogenesis abundant protein D-34 (The sequence of the model RefSeq protein was modified relative to this genomic sequence to represent the inferred CDS: inserted 1 base in 1 codon): MSQEQPQKAQLNQAEAYAQVPGEPIKYGDVFIVQGELAREPIAPRDAAMMQSAENQVLGQTQKGGAASVMQSAADRNEQAGLVDHREVSDLPADLGVAVTETDLPGRRIVTEAVGGQVVGKYEEPAPVGTGTMPAAVQQGDAITIGEALETTAMTAGEKPVEQSDAAAIQAAEVRATRTNEXAPGGVSAQAQSAATANTCVMREEDKVKLRDVLSDATTRLPADKAATREDADRVGVAEMRNNPDMATHPGGVGENVAEAARLNRDRRF; this comes from the exons ATGAGCCAGGAACAGCCACAAAAGGCTCAACTGAACCAGGCCGAGGCGTACGCCCAGGTCCCAGGCGAGCCTATCAAGTATGGAGACGTGTTTATCGTCCAGGGAGAGCTGGCGCGGGAGCCAATCGCTCCCCGGGACGCGGCCATGATGCAGTCGGCGGAGAACCAGGTCTTGGGCCAGACCCAGAAGGGTGGGGCGGCCTCCGTCATGCAGTCCGCTGCAGACCGAAATGAGCAGGCCGGTCTCGTCGACCACCGCGAAGTCAGCGACCTTCCGGCCGACCTTGGAGTCGCCGTCACCGAAACTGACCTCCCCGGCCGCCGCATCGTCACCGAGGCTGTTGGCGGACAG GTGGTTGGGAAGTACGAGGAGCCGGCGCCGGTGGGGACGGGAACAATGCCTGCGGCGGTGCAGCAGGGTGATGCGATAACCATCGGAGAAGCTCTGGAGACGACGGCAATGACGGCAGGGGAAAAGCCGGTAGAGCAGAGCGATGCCGCTGCGATCCAGGCGGCGGAGGTGCGGGCCACACGGACGAACG GTGCCCCCGGGGGTGTCTCCGCCCAGGCGCAGTCGGCGGCGACCGCCAACACCTGCGTGATGCGCGAAGAGGACAAGGTCAAGCTCAGGGACGTTCTCAGT GATGCGACGACAAGGCTTCCAGCGGACAAGGCGGCGACTCGGGAAGACGCGGATCGGGTGGGGGTGGCGGAGATGCGGAACAACCCGGACATGGCGACGCATCCGGGAGGCGTGGGGGAGAACGTGGCAGAGGCGGCTCGGCTCAATCGGGATCGGCGGTTTTAG